The following nucleotide sequence is from Streptomyces bathyalis.
CACGGCACGTGCCCCGGTGCCTGACCGAGAACCTGACCGGTACCTGGAAGATCGCCCCGAGGAGCAACGGGGCGGGCAGCGAGGGGGAGCACGGGCCCGCGGCAGCGCCCGGGAGGCGCCCGTCGTCCCGTATGCACCCCTCTCTTGTGCACTCCGTACAGCACTGGCCGCGTATATGCCCGCTGGCCGTAGACTCCCCTCTGGTGGCACGCCCGGGGTCGGCGGCACACTGGCAGCCGTGACCGAACGCAGAGGGCCGGGCGACCGGTCACCCGCACCATGTGTCAGCAGGGAGGAAATTCCGTCGTGAGCAGCAGGCCATCCCGAGGCGCTGCTCGTCTCGCCGCCATACTCGACGCACTGCCTGATGCGTTGCTGCTGGTCAACTGCAACGGCACGGTGGTGAACGCAAACACCATCGCGCTCGAAGCGTTCGAGGCTCCCGGCACCGCACTGGTGGGACGAGGGCTGCTCGATCTGCTGCCCGAGTTCGATGCGAAGCGGATCCCGGGTTCCATGCGCAGGCCGGACGAGGCCGCCGCAGAGCTGGAGCAGCGCCAGCTGCCGACCCGCATGGTCGCGAGGCGCACCGACGGCAGCGAGTTCAACGTCGAGGTCACCAGCGCGAACCTGGAGGACGGGCGCACGCCCTACGCCTCCGCCTTCGAGGCGGCCTTCGCCGATCACGGCCCCGGCAGCGGCAACTCCTACACGGGCGATGAGCTGCTGATGCTCGTCGTGCGGGACCTCACCGGCACCCTCGACACCGAGGCCGAACTCGCCCGCCAGCAGCGCCAGACGGAGATGATCCTGCGCGCCGCGTCCGAGGGCGTCATCGGCGTGGACACCAACGGCGTGATCGTCCTCGTCAACCCGGCGGCGGCGCAGATCCTCGGCTACCGCGCAGGCGACCTCGGCGGTCAGGACCTGCACTCGCTGCTGCTGCATTCCCGTCCGGACGGGAATCCGCTCCCGTACGAGGAGACCACCCTCAGCGACACCCTCAAGTCGGGGCGCAAGCACCGGGTGCGCGCCGGTCATGTGCTGTGGGCGAAGGACGGGCAGGCGGTGCCCGTCGACATCACGACGGCACCCGTGCGCGACGGCGAGCAGCTGGTCGGCGCCGTGGTGACCTTCAGCGACCGGCGTGCCCAGGAATCGCTGGCCGCGCGGCACGAGCAGCTGCTGGCAGTACTGCAGGACTCGCTGCGCGGGCCGCTGGACCAGCTGCGCGACGAGCTGTCCGGGCTGGCCGCCGACCCCGCCGGGCAGCTGTGGCCCGAGGCCAACCAGATCCTTCACCACCTGGCGGCGGGCTACGCGCGCATGACGACGCTCGTGGACAACGTGCTCGGCTATCAGCGCCTCGACGCGGGCCGGGAGAAGCTGCGCCGCGAGATGACGTCCCTGGACTCGGTCGTGGCGAACGGCGTCGAGGGCGCGGTCGAGCTGATCGGGCCGGGGCGCGCACAGTTCGTGGTGCACGCGCCGCCGATCGAGGCCGAGGTGGACGGCGAGCGGATGACGACCGCGCTGGCGCATCTGATCGCGGACGTGGCCGGCGTGGACGCGACGGGCAACACCCTCGTGGTGACGCCGGGCGTCGACAACACGATCGTGGTCGCCGCGGCCCAGCGCGGTGACGTCGTACGGATCGAGGTGCGCGGCCCCTACGGCGGCGGCGACCCGGTGCATCTGCCGATCGTCCGCGGCACGGTCGAGCGGCACGGCGGTGTGCTGCAGACGCACGAGGTGCCGGGCGCGGGCGGCAGCGCGTACGTGCTCGAAGTGCCCCTCAAGGCTGACACCGCGGGCGCCGCCGAGTCGGCTGCCGGTGGTGACCGGGCCGGTGCCACGGGCGAGGGGTCCGCTCAGCGCGGCCGCGAGGGGAACGAGACCACGGTGATGCCGGTGCCCGCGCAGCCCGTGCGCGGCACGGAGGCGCCGGCGGACCAGCCCGCGGGGCCGTGGACGGGCACGGGCGACGTCTCGGACGCGCCGCCCGCAGCGGGTATCCCCGACCAGTTCCAGGCACGGCACACGCAGGAGCAGGACGAGGGGACGCCGACCGGCCGCCGCCGCGGCCGTCCCAGCCCCGCCGAGGCGCAGCAGGAGCAGCAGGCCGCAGCCGGTGACGCGGCCGCGGGTGCGGAGGCGGCCGGTATGACGGTGCCGCAGCAGGCCGGCGCGGGCCGCCGCTCGCGGCGAACGCTCTCGCCGCCCCCGGCCGGTACGGACGGCGCCGGCATGCAGACTCAGCCCGCACAGGCCGAAGAGGCCGCGGGCGCACAGCCGTTGCCCGCGCAGCAGGCTCAGCCGGGGACGGGCCGGAGGGGACGCCGCCCCGCACAGGAACAGCCGGGTCAGCCGCAGCCGGCGGAGGCACAGCAGGCCCAGCACGGCCAGGGCGACGACGGTTCCGCACAGGCCGGGGGCCGCAGGGCGCGCAGGCTCGCGCGAGCAGAGGGCGAAACCGGCCAGCAGGGCGTCCAGTTCGCGGCGGCGCCCGGTCAGCCGCAGCCCGGCAGCAACGGTGCGGCCCCGGCAGCCGACGAGGGCGCGGCGGCCGCACAGCAGAACGGTGCCGTGCCGCAGCAGGTCCCCGCCCAGCAGGTTCCGGCACAGCAGAGCGCCCCGCAGACCGAGCAGGAGGCCGGGCAGGGCGAGCAGCAGGCGGTGGAGCACCAGGTGGTCGCCGCCAGCCCCATCCTGGGCGGCGGTCCGCTGCCGCAGAACATTCCGCAGCAGCCGCGCGGCCTGCCGATGCCCGGCGCACCGAGTGCCGAGGAGCAGGCGTCGTACGAGACGGGACACCACCGCGTGCAGACGCTCGGCCAGGGCGTCCCCGTCACGCCGGGAATGACGGAGAGGCCCGGCGGTCCGCAGTCCTACGGGCACTCCGCGACCCGCGCACCGGTGCCCTCGCCCCATCAGGCGCACGCGCCCGCGCCGGCGACGGCCATACCGTCCACTCCGTCGACGCCGCCGGGTCAGGGCAGGCGTCGCAAGCTGGCGGCGCCGGACCAGGGCGGCGGGCAGGCCGGCGGGCAGCAGCCCACCGGGAGGCAGACGCAGGGCCGAAGGGGACCGGCGCCGGGTCACGGGAATCCGCCCCCGGCGCGCGAGTTCACCATCGGCGCCCCGGCGGCGGGCACCGCCGAGGGCCCGGAGCCGCTGGACGGCCCGAACAGCCCGGTCGAGCTGACCGACGGACGCGGATTCCCCGTGCCGCGCCAGGCGGACGACGAGATGCCGCCCGAGCCGCTGGACAATCCGCGGCGGCTGCTGGTGTGGCCGGAACCGGACGCCGCGACGCAGCACGCGCTCTCGTCGCACGGCTACCGTCCCGTCATCGTGCATTCGCGCGAGGAGGTCGCGGCGCAGATCGCGGCCCGTCCCGCCGCTCTGTTCGTGGACCCGCTCACCGGCCCGATCACGCGCACCGCGCTGCAGTCGCTGCGTACGGCGGCGGTCGCGGCCGAGGTGCCGGTGATGGTCACGTCGGGGCTGGGGCAGGCGACGCGCGAAGCGGCCTACGGCGCCGACCCGGCCGTCCTCCTCAAGGCCCTCGCCCCACGCGACAGCGAGCAGCACCCGCCGCGTGTGCTGCTGGTCGAGGAGCGGCCGCCGATCGCGGGCGCGCTGGCGGCGTCGCTGGAGAGGCGCGGGATCCAGGTCGCGCACGCGCAGACGGATGAGGTCGCCGTCAACGTGGCGGCGCAGATGCGGCCCAACCTCGTCGTGATGGACGCGATGCAGGTGAGTACCCGGCGTGCCGGGATCATCGACTGGCTGCGCGTGAACAGGCTGCTGAGCCGCACGCCGTTCGTCATCTACACCTCCGCCGACATGAACCCGGCGGACCTGCCGCGGCTGGCGACGGGCGAGACCGTGCTCTTCCTCGCGGAGCGGTCGACGAGCGACGCGGTTCAGCAGCGCATCGTGGACATGCTGTCCAAGATCGGCGCGCAGTGAGCGTCCCGTTCCGAACATGATCTCCGCGCGTTGACCCGGGCGGGCACGGGCCTTTCGCGTCCGTGCCCGCCGGGCCGGTCCGAGCGCGTCGTTCCCGGACCGGCCCCGTTCGTCCGTCTCAGAGCCGGGTGACGTCCAGCTCTCCCGCCGCGAACTGCCCCCTCAGCACCTTCTTGTCGAACTTGCCGACGCTCGTCTTCGGCACGGCAGGGATGAGCGCCCATCGCTCCGGCACCTGCCAGCGTGCGATGCGCTCGGCGAGGAAGGCACGCAGTTCCTCATAACCCACGTTCTCCGCGCCCTCCTTGAGGACGACGGTGGCCAGCGGGCGCTCCCCCCACTTCTCGTCCGGCACCGCCACGACCGCCGCCTCGGCGACGGCCTCGTGCGCCATGAGCGCGTTCTCCAGCTCGACGGAGGAGATCCACTCGCCGCCGGACTTGATGACGTCCTTCGCGCGGTCGGTGAGCGTCAGATAGCCGTTGGGGGTGATCACGCCGACGTCGCCCGTGCGCAGCCAGCCGTCGGGGCTGAACTTGTCCTCGGGGCGCAGGGGTTCGCCGGTCGCGCCGCCGTAGTAGGCGCTGGTGATCCAGGGGCCGCGAACCTCCAGCTCGCCCGGCGACTTCCCGTCCCAGGGCGCGAAGGTGCCGTCCGGTGCCGCGAGCCTGGGCTCGACGGAGGCGGGGAAGCGGCCCTGGCTGATGCGGTAGGGCCACTCGTCCTCCGCGCTGAGCCCGGCCGGCGGGTGGGCGAAGGTGCCCAGAGGCGAGGTCTCCGTCATGCCCCAGGCGTGGCAGACGCGCACGCCGTGGTCCTCCTCGAAGGCCCGCATCATCGCCGGCGGGCACGCGGAGCCGCCTATGGTGACCAGCTTCAGGCTCGATATGTCGCGCGGCTTCTCGGCGAGTTCGCTCAGCAGCCCCTGCCAGATGGTCGGGACGGCGGCGGCGTAGGTGGGGCGTTCGGATTCGATCATCTCGGCGATCGGGCCGGGCTGCAGGAAGCGGTCCGGCATCAGCATGTTCACGCCGGTCATGAATGTCGCGTGGGGCAGTCCCCAGGCGTTGACGTGGAACATCGGCACGACCGGCAGCGCGGTGTCGGCGTCCGTGAGGCCCATGGACTGCGTCATGTTGACCTGCATGCTGTGCAGATACATGGAGCGGTGGGAGAAGAGGACGCCCTTCGGGTCGCCGGTGGTGCCGGACGTGTAGCACATGGCGGCGGCGTCGCGCTCGTCCAGCTCGGGCCAGTCGTAGGTGGAGGGGCGGCCCTCCAGCAGTTGCTCGTAGTCGTGCACGGACTGGCGGCAGCCCTCGAGCACGGAGGTGTCACCGGGACCGACGACGATGATGTGCTCGACCGAGTCCAGGGACGGCAGCAGCGGAGCGAGCAGCTGGAGCAGGGAGCCGTTGACCACGATGACGCGGTCGGCGGCGTGGTTGATGATGAACACCAGCTGGTCCGTGGGCAGCCGGAGGTTCAGGGTGTGCAGGATCGCCCCCATCGAGGGGACGGCGAAGTACGCCTCCACGTGCTCGGCGTTGTTCCACATGAGGGTGCCTATGCGGTCGTCGCGCACGATGCCCAGCTCGTCGCGGAGCGCGTGGGCGAAGCGCGCGGCGCGCTCACCCGTCTCCCCGAAGCTCTGCCTGTGCGGCTCCCCCTCTCCCGTCCAGGTCGTGATCGTCGATTCCGCGTGGACGGTCGAACCATGACGGAGGATGCGTGAAACGAGCAGGGGTACGTCCTGCATTGTGCTGAGCACCTGGGGCCTCCCCGAGTTACGGACGGGTACTGGTGCTGCGATTCTGGACGCATACCGCGCGGTACGTCACTACTCGGAGGCGAGAACTTCAAGGCAGGGCGGGGTGCGGCACGCACCGGGGGCGCCGGGGTCTCCTCGGCCGCGGCTCTGCCGCACCTCGGACGCACGGAGACGGCACCGGGGCGGCACCCGGGCCGCACTGCTCAGGCCGCCGCGACCGCCTCATGAGCGGGCTCCGCGGTCCGGTCCGGCTCGGCCGGCTCGTCCTCCTCGGCGCCCAGCACGTCCGTCGCGAGCTGCGGGTCCTCGCGGAGCTTCGAGAGCGCACGGGAGACGGCGCTCTTGACCGTTCCCACGGACACCCCGAGCACCGCGGCCGTCTGCGCCTCGCTCAGGTCCTCGTAGAAGCGCAGCACGACCATCGCGCGCTGCCGGGCGGGCAGTTTGAGGATGGCGTGCCACAGCGCG
It contains:
- a CDS encoding PAS domain-containing protein; this encodes MSSRPSRGAARLAAILDALPDALLLVNCNGTVVNANTIALEAFEAPGTALVGRGLLDLLPEFDAKRIPGSMRRPDEAAAELEQRQLPTRMVARRTDGSEFNVEVTSANLEDGRTPYASAFEAAFADHGPGSGNSYTGDELLMLVVRDLTGTLDTEAELARQQRQTEMILRAASEGVIGVDTNGVIVLVNPAAAQILGYRAGDLGGQDLHSLLLHSRPDGNPLPYEETTLSDTLKSGRKHRVRAGHVLWAKDGQAVPVDITTAPVRDGEQLVGAVVTFSDRRAQESLAARHEQLLAVLQDSLRGPLDQLRDELSGLAADPAGQLWPEANQILHHLAAGYARMTTLVDNVLGYQRLDAGREKLRREMTSLDSVVANGVEGAVELIGPGRAQFVVHAPPIEAEVDGERMTTALAHLIADVAGVDATGNTLVVTPGVDNTIVVAAAQRGDVVRIEVRGPYGGGDPVHLPIVRGTVERHGGVLQTHEVPGAGGSAYVLEVPLKADTAGAAESAAGGDRAGATGEGSAQRGREGNETTVMPVPAQPVRGTEAPADQPAGPWTGTGDVSDAPPAAGIPDQFQARHTQEQDEGTPTGRRRGRPSPAEAQQEQQAAAGDAAAGAEAAGMTVPQQAGAGRRSRRTLSPPPAGTDGAGMQTQPAQAEEAAGAQPLPAQQAQPGTGRRGRRPAQEQPGQPQPAEAQQAQHGQGDDGSAQAGGRRARRLARAEGETGQQGVQFAAAPGQPQPGSNGAAPAADEGAAAAQQNGAVPQQVPAQQVPAQQSAPQTEQEAGQGEQQAVEHQVVAASPILGGGPLPQNIPQQPRGLPMPGAPSAEEQASYETGHHRVQTLGQGVPVTPGMTERPGGPQSYGHSATRAPVPSPHQAHAPAPATAIPSTPSTPPGQGRRRKLAAPDQGGGQAGGQQPTGRQTQGRRGPAPGHGNPPPAREFTIGAPAAGTAEGPEPLDGPNSPVELTDGRGFPVPRQADDEMPPEPLDNPRRLLVWPEPDAATQHALSSHGYRPVIVHSREEVAAQIAARPAALFVDPLTGPITRTALQSLRTAAVAAEVPVMVTSGLGQATREAAYGADPAVLLKALAPRDSEQHPPRVLLVEERPPIAGALAASLERRGIQVAHAQTDEVAVNVAAQMRPNLVVMDAMQVSTRRAGIIDWLRVNRLLSRTPFVIYTSADMNPADLPRLATGETVLFLAERSTSDAVQQRIVDMLSKIGAQ
- a CDS encoding long-chain fatty acid--CoA ligase codes for the protein MLSTMQDVPLLVSRILRHGSTVHAESTITTWTGEGEPHRQSFGETGERAARFAHALRDELGIVRDDRIGTLMWNNAEHVEAYFAVPSMGAILHTLNLRLPTDQLVFIINHAADRVIVVNGSLLQLLAPLLPSLDSVEHIIVVGPGDTSVLEGCRQSVHDYEQLLEGRPSTYDWPELDERDAAAMCYTSGTTGDPKGVLFSHRSMYLHSMQVNMTQSMGLTDADTALPVVPMFHVNAWGLPHATFMTGVNMLMPDRFLQPGPIAEMIESERPTYAAAVPTIWQGLLSELAEKPRDISSLKLVTIGGSACPPAMMRAFEEDHGVRVCHAWGMTETSPLGTFAHPPAGLSAEDEWPYRISQGRFPASVEPRLAAPDGTFAPWDGKSPGELEVRGPWITSAYYGGATGEPLRPEDKFSPDGWLRTGDVGVITPNGYLTLTDRAKDVIKSGGEWISSVELENALMAHEAVAEAAVVAVPDEKWGERPLATVVLKEGAENVGYEELRAFLAERIARWQVPERWALIPAVPKTSVGKFDKKVLRGQFAAGELDVTRL